In Thunnus thynnus chromosome 4, fThuThy2.1, whole genome shotgun sequence, a genomic segment contains:
- the rpl29 gene encoding 60S ribosomal protein L29, translated as MAKSKNHTTHNQSRKAHRNGIKKPTSQRYESLKGVDPKFLRNMRFAKKHNKKGAKAAQKAQAK; from the exons ATGGCCAAGTCCAAGAACCACACAACCCACAACCAGT CTCGGAAAGCCCACAGGAATGGCATCAAGAAGCCCACATCTCAGCGCTATGAGTCACTGAAGGGG GTGGACCCTAAGTTCCTGAGGAACATGCGCTTCGCCAAGAAGCACAACAAGAAGGGCGCAAAGGCAGCACAGAAGGCACAAGCGAAATAA